Within the Herbaspirillum sp. RTI4 genome, the region TCACCCCCGCGCCCGGTGCATTGCTGATTAATCTGGGAGACATGCTGGCGCGCTGGACCAACGACCGCTGGCGCTCGACCATGCACCGCGTGCTGGCGCCGGTGGATGCCGCAGGCCGCATGGTGCGCCGCCGTTCAGCCGCCTACTTCCATGACGGCAACGCCGATGCGCTGATCTCCTGCCTGCCCGGTTGTACCGACGACACGCATCCGCCGCTGTATGCGCCGGTGACGGTGGCCGAACATCTGACGGCCAAGCTGGAAGGTTCGCGCGGACTGGCGCTTAACCCCGATGCGGTGCGTGAAGCCGCGCGGCTGAAGACTAGTCAGTCCGAACCTGAAGACTGAAAACCGCACCCTCGATTCGCCCATTTTCCGACCGGCTTGCAGCCGGATCCTTCGATACGCCCTGCGGGCTACTCAGGACGAACGGGAGGAGAGTCATAGCGAGCAGGAAAAGAATCATGGGCAGGTATTAATATCCCGCAAACAAGATTCCAACCTGCGTAGAAATACACAGACCCCTCGCCTTCTACTCGCGCACGGCACCACAACCCGCTCATCCTCTACTAGCGCACTACTACCCCACCCCAGACCGTTCATCCTCTACTAGCGCACTTACTACCCCACCCCAGACCGTTCGTCCCCTACTAGCGCACTACTACCCCGCCCCAAACCGTTCGTCCTCTACTAGCGCACTACTACCCCGCCCCAGACCGTTCATCCTCTACTTGCGCACTTCCTACGCCACCCCAGACCGTTCGTCCTCTACTAGCGCACTACTACCCCGCCCCAAACCGTTCATCCTCTACTAGCGCACTACTACCCCGCCCCAGACCGTTCGTCCCCTACTAGCGCACTACTACCCCGCCCCAGACCGTTCGTCCTGAGTAGCCCGCAGGGCGTATCGAAGGATCCGGCGATAGCCGGTCGAACCGCCCTCCTCACTCACGCATCAGGATGGAAACTCTTCCCTAACGACGCCGGTTGATTGAGCATGATGGTTTTCGGATCGCGGCAAATAATCACCAGCACCACAATCGTCGCCACATACGGCAGCATCGACAGCAATTCGGTCGGCACCGCCAACCCGAAACCCTGGGCATAAAGTTGCAGCACCGTCACGCCGCCGAACAGGTATGCCCCCATGACCACGCGCAAGGGTTTCCAGGTGCCGAACACCACCAGCGCCAGCGCGATCCAGCCTTTGCCGGCGGTCATGCCTTCGACCCACATCGGGGTTTGCACAATCGATAAATAAGCGCCGGCAACACCGGCCATGGCACCGCCGAACATCACGGCCAGATAACGAATCACAATAGGCGGATGACCAATCGCATGCGCCACTGCCGGCGACTCACCGACCGCGCGCAGCTTCAAACCGGCATGGCTTCTGTTAAGAAAATAGTGAATGCCGACAAACGCTGCCAGCGATAAATACACCATGATGTCGTAGCGAAACAGCAGCGGCCCCAGCACCGGAATATCAGACAACACCGGCAGATGAATGCCCTTCAGTCCCGACAAGGGCGTACCCGCCAGATCGTGTCCGACGAAGGCCGACAGGCCGATGCCGAACAGCGTCAGCGCCAGTCCGCTGGCGACCTGATTGGCTTGCAGCGTCAGCACCAGCACGCCGAAAATCAGCGACATCGCCATCCCGGCGAAAGCGGCCGCCACAAAACCGACGGCGGCATTGTCACTGGCCAGCGCAGCGGCGAATCCGGCCACGGCACCGATGAGCATCATGCCCTCAATGCCCAGATTGAGGACGCCGGCTTTTTCCACCACCGTTTCACCGAGCGCAGCGTAAATCAAGGGGGTGGCAGCCACGACGGTGCTGGCAATGACGGGCAGGAGGGCGCTCATACGCTTTCTTTCATGGCGGTGACTGGAGCAGCAAGCGGGGCATCCGGCGCAGTGGAACGCGTGGGCGGCGTGCTGCGCTTGAGACGGAAATGAATGAACAGGTCCGCTGCCAGCAAATAAAACAGCAGCAAGCCCTGAAACAAACCAGTGATCGCGGAAGGCAGCGCCAGCTGCATTTGCGCTGACTCGCCGCCCAGATACAACAAGGACATCAGCAAGCCGCCGAGGACAATGCCGACCGGATGCAGACGTCCCATCCAGGCCACGATAATCGCGGCGAAACCATAGCCGGGCGAAATCTGCGCCTGCAACTGCCCGATAGGCCCGGCCACTTCACAGATCCCGGCCAGACCGGCAGTCGCGCCGCTGATGAGCAGGGCGATCCAGATATTGCGCTTCTCGGAAAAACCGGCATAGGCCGCAGCGGCAGGAGCCAGTCCCGCCACCTGCATACGAAAACCGGCAAAGGTTTTACCCGAAAAAAACCAGGATGCCGCCGCCAACAGCAAGGCCAGCACAAAGCCCCAGGTGGTGCGGGTGCCTTCGATCAGAATCGGTATCAGCTGCGCATCACCGAAGGCCTTCGATTGCGGAAAATTAAAGCCCTGCGGATCGCGCCACGGCCCATGCACCAGCAGCGACAGCACCAGCTGCGCCACATAGACCAGCATCAGCGTCACCAGAATTTCACTGGTGTTGAAACGCGTGCGCAAGAACGCCGGAATCGCCGCCCACAACATGCCGCCCAGCACCGCCGCTAACAACATCAGTGGCAAGCCCCATGCGGCCGTCGAATCGCCCAGCCACAAAGCCACGCCGCCACCGGCCAAGGCACCCATCGTGAGCTGACCTTCCGCGCCGATATTCCAGACGTTGGCGCGAAAACCCAGCGCCAGCCCGAGCGCGCACAGAATCAGCGGCGTTGCCTTGAGCAGCAATTCGCCCATGCCGTACATGGTGGCAATGGGTTTGACGAAGAACACATAAAACGCCTGCGACGGGTCTTTGCCGAGGATAAGGAAAATGATAATGCCGGTGGCAAACATCGCTGCTGCGGCGATCAGCGGCGAGGTAATGCGCATGATGGCGGAGGGGACCGGGCGTCGTTCGAGCTTAGACAATTGGCTGCTCCTGATTCGTGGGGAGGGAGGCTGTGGGAGCGGTAGTTGCGTTTGGAGCGGCGTCGTCGAACTTGCCGCTCATCCAGATGCCGATCTGACTGATGCTGGTGTCGGCCAGTCGCACCGGCGGCGAGAGTCTGCCTTCGGCCAGCACGCAAATGCGGTCGCTGAGGATGAACAATTCATCCAGCTCTTCCGAAATCACCAGCAAGGCCACGCCCTGATCGCGCAAATCGATCAGGGCTTGCCGGATTAACTGCGCGGCACCAACATCGACCCCCCATGTTGGCTGGGCGACGATCATGACCTTGGGGTGCAGCATGGTTTCGCGGCCGACAATAAATTTTTGCAGATTACCGCCGGACAGGCTGGAGGCCAGCGCATCTTCGCCGCCGCACTTGACCTTGAAGCGACGAATCGCTTCGGCGGCAAAACTGCGCTTGACCGCACCGCGCACCAAACCATGCCGCACCATGCCTTCGTGCGAGCCGGTCAGCAGGGCATTGTCGGACAGGCTCATGGCCGGCACTGCGCCGCGTCCGAGCCGCTCTTCCGGCACAAAACTCAGGCCCAGCTTGCGGCGTTGTGCGGCCCCCAGCTTACCCGCTTGCTGCCCCATCAATTCCACCATCGCCAGCGACGGCGACAGCGTTTCGCCCGATAGCGCGGCGAGCAATTCTTTTTGTCCGTTGCCGGACACACCGGCGATGCCGACGATTTCGCCGCTGCGCACCGACAGGTGGATATCTTTGAGCGTCGTGCCGAAGGGGTCCGGCGTGACCAGCGATAAACCCTGCAAGGCCAGTCTGACTTCGGCCGGTTCGCGTGGCGTTAAATGACAGGCGCTCAGTTCGCCGCCGATCATCATTTCGGCCAGGCTGGCGTTGGTTTCGTTTTTCGGGATGGCGCTGCCGCTGACACGACCGCCGCGCAAGACTGTGGCGTTATCGCACAGGGCGCGGATTTCATCGAGCTTGTGACTGATATACAAAATGCTGCAACCTTCGCTGGCGAGCTGGCGCAGCGTCTCGAACAGTTGCAAGACTGCCGGCGGCGTCAGCACCGAGGTGGGTTCATCCATGATGAGCAGCTTGGGTTCCTGCAGCAGACAGCGCACGATTTCGACGCGCTGCCGTTCGCCCACCGACATGCTATGCACCAGCCGGGCGGGGTCGATCGGCAGGCCGTATTTTTCTGATACGGCGCGGATGCGTGCTGCCAGCGTGGCAGGCGGCATTTGCACGTCCAGCGCCAGCGCAATGTTTTCCGCCACGGTCAGCGTTTCGAACAGAGAGAAGTGCTGGAACACCATGCCTATGCCGAGTCGCCGCGCCTGCGCCGGGGTGCTGATGTTCTGGTAGCGCCCCTCCCACAGCACGCTGCCGGCATCGGGCCGGGTCACGCCGTAGATGATTTTCATCAGCGTGCTTTTGCCGGCGCCGTTTTCACCGAGCACGGCGTGGATTTCTCCGGCCCGCACTGTCAGGTCGATATGGTCGTTGGCAACGACCGTCGGGTAAGTCTTGGTAATGCCGGTCAGCGTGAGTCGCGCTGGGGCAAGGATAGTTTCAGTCATGCACGCACCTGTCTGGTTTGATTGTTCTGAAAACGCAATTGTTATGCCAGCAATCCGGTCGCACGCAAAACGAGTCTGCGCCGGCCAGTTGCTTATAGTACCTGCTGACTGTGTTTATTCACCCAGGAAAAAAGATGCTTCCAGCCCCTGATGGGACTCCCCCTGCCTCTTACTGCGGGAATGCCGCCAACATTTTGCGGCAATCACCAACAACATACGCAACAAAAAATACACGCATTTACAACAATAGTTAAATTAAATTGAAAACAATCTATCCAATCAGAATCATTTTTCCGCTCGGCAACACAAGATAATGCACCGATAAGGCGCAAATCCGGCTAACAGCATCCGTTTCAGCGCTTGACGCACCGCAAGCGACCATTTATTGTCGCTTCACCCACCCCGGCTACCCTGCCGCCAGTTGGCACAGCAATTGCTAACAATCCTTTTGCGGAATTGGAGGCAATTTTTCAGGACCCAGGTTCTGCCAAAGAAATCTCCAGGAAGCTTTTGGCAAGTGCAGCAAACGGGGCAGTGCAAGGTCAGCACTGACCGGAAGATGAATAAATTAATAAAAAATAGCCACAGGGAGCGGCGCTGTTGATGCCGTAAGTTGTACTTACTTAGATCGGGGAAAGTCATGAAGAAGAAGTTTTCGGCAAGTGCATTCAAATTCGGCGTGAGCCTGTTCGCCGCCGGTGTCATACTGGCTGCCGCCACACCTGCCAGCGCAGAGGAATGGAGCGACACCTCCATCGGCTATCGTTACGGCACCAAATTTGCAGAGCCGTTCAACGGGAACGACATCAGCAAGAACATCATCAATTTCACCCATGTCGGCGGCTATAAATACGGTACCAACTTCATCAACCTCGATCTGTTGCAGTCAGACAATAAAGACCCGGCTGCCAGCAGCGGCGGCGCGCAGGAAGCCTATCTGGTTTATCGCAACACGGTCGACTTTGGCAAAGTCTTTGGCACCGATCTGAAATACGGCTATATCCGCAGCTACGGCGCGACCGTCGGTTTCGACTGGAATACCAAAAACGATACCGGTTACTCATCTAAAAAACGGATGCTGGTTTTTGGCCCGACGCTGATGCTGGACGTCCCCGGCTTTCTCAATACCAGCCTGCTGATGCTCAGCGAAAGTAACCAGCCGGTCGGCGTCTCCAGCCGCTATACCTACCGTTTGCATCCTATGCTGGACGTGGCCTGGGGCATTCCTCTGGGTGACACCAAGTTTGCCTTTGAAGGTTATTTCGATTACATCGGCGCCAAAGGCCAGAATGAATTCGGCGGCGGCACAGCTCCTGAAACGCATTTCGACGGCAAGCTCATGTATGACCTGAGTTCGCTGGTCAACGCTGGCAAGAATACCTTCCGCCTTGGTGTTGAGTATGAATACTGGCGCAACAAGTTCGGCAATCTGGCCAGCGTCAAAGGCTCACTGGCAAAAACACCGATGGTTCGCGCCGAATACCACTTCTAAGCGCTATCATCGTCGTCTTCGCCCGGCACACCTGCGGGCATTGTTCCTCAAGTAATGCAAAGAACTGGTGAGCAAGTACGACGAGCGGCGCAATCTTCCCCACCCGGATTGCGCCGCCCGGCAACTTAATCAGTGCTTCCTTCTTCAATGTTTGGCATTTATCGGAGTCCCTATGTTGCGTCTACGTCCCACACTGGCAGCCCTGGCAGCAGGAGCCGGACTGATGTTCGCCGTCCTGCCTGTCGCGCAGGCCGCCGATCCTTTAAAAGTTGCGTTTGTCTATCTCGGCCCCATCGGCGATGGCGGCTGGACCTTCCAGCATGACCAGGGTCGTCTGGCCATCGAAAAAGAATTCGGCAGCAAGATCAAAGTGACCTATGTCGAAAACGTGCCTGAAACCGCCGATGCAGAACGCGTCATTCGTCAGCTCGCGGTCGATGGCAATCAACTGATTTTCACTACCTCGTTCGGCTACATGGATGCCACGGCCAAAGTCGCCAAGGCGTTCCCGAAGGTGCATTTTGAACACGCCACTGGTTACAAGACCGGTCCCAACATGGCGACTTATCAAACCCGTTTCTACGAAGGCGCTTATCTGCTGGGCGTCGTCGCCGGGAAGATGACCAAGAGCAACACACTGGGCTTCGTCGGTTCCTTCCCGATACCGGAAGTGGTGCGCAATCTGAATGCCTATACCTTGGGCGCGCAAAGCGTCAATCCCAAGATCAAGACCAAGGTCATCTGGGTTAACACCTGGTACGACCCGGGCAAGGAACGTCAGGCCGCTGAAACGCTGGTCGCGCAAGGTGCCGACATGCTGGCGCAAAATACCGACTCGCCCGCCGTCGTTCAGGTTGCTCAGGAAAAAGGCGTGTACGCCTTCGGCTGGGATACCGACATGGCGAAATACGGCCCTAAAGCGCATTTGACGGCCAATACCGAAAACTGGGGTGTGTATTACAGCCAGGAAGTCAAACGCGAACTGGCCGGCACCTGGAAATCCGGCGCAACGCTGTGGGGCATCAAGGAAAATCTGGTGACCTTGTCGGCGCTGAACCCGTCTGTTCCGGCCGATGTCGCCAAATTGTTCGCCGAGAAAAAGAAAGCCATCGTTGACGGTACGCTGATGCCTTTCGGTGGCCCGCTGAAAGACAATGCGGGCATCACCAAAGTCGTCGCCGGCAGTGTCTTGCCGATCGGCGAGATGATGAGTTTCAACTGGCTGGTGCAGGGCGTGGAAGGTAGCCTGCCGAAGTAAATCTGAAGCAAAGCGGCAGTGATTTCGTAGTAAATTCGCAGTCAGTTTTCGATCAGGGCCCGGCATGTTGTCGGGCCTTTTTTTGTCCGCGCGAAGCGGAGGCAAACAGGACGAAGCTCGCGAGCGGCGCAGATTAAGCGCCACTTGCGTACGCGTCAGACCTCACACTGCCGCCAACTCTCCTTCTTGCCCCTCGCCTGACGGTATAATGCAGCTTCAACAGCTGGCGCATTGTCTTCCGCGCCACTTCCCGAACTCTTGTAATGTCTGCCGGTCCATTCCGGCTTTTTTTCTGTGCCCATGCAAAAACACCGTTCCCCTATCGAAATTAAAATTGCAACTGTCGTTGCCGTTGCCGCGCTGCTGCACGCCACTGACCCGGCCGAGCTGAAACTGGCGCTCGACAAGCTGACCGGCGGCAGCGCCGATTTTTTCGAAGATGAATTTGCGATATTCGATATTGGCGCACTGGAATCCGACGCCGCTATTGACTGGGCGGAACTGACGGCCCTGTTCAAACGCTATCGTTTGCATGCCGTCGCCGTGCGCAACGCTGCGCCGCAACGGCATGCGGCCATCGTGGCCGCCGGACTGAGCATTGATACGGTTTCCACTCCAGCACCTGCCGCGCCTAAGGCCGCTGCCCCGGTAGCGGCACCCGTTGCTCCCGCAGCGGCTGCGCCCAGCGGCGCCGCCATGATCATCGACACCCCGGTGCGCGCCGGTACGCGCATCTACGCGCGCGGCGTCGACCTGATCGTTATGGCGGCCGTCAACAATGGCGCGGAAATCATTGCCGATGGCAACATTCACGTCTACGCGCCACTGCGCGGACGGGCATTAGCCGGTGCCAGCGGCAATACCGAAGCCCGCATTTTCTGTTCCCGCATGGAAGCCGAGCTGGTGTCCATCGCCGGCGTGTACCGCACCTTCGATAACGGCGTCCCGGCCGAACTGGCGGGGCAACGGGTGCAGGTGCGACTGGTTGGCGAACGCATAGACGTCTTACCGTTACCCGCAGCCTGACCGCAGCAACAATCTGACATAGCAACAATCTGAATTGATTTCTTAAGGAGTTTTTTGTGGCAAAAATTATTGTTGTGACATCAGGCAAAGGCGGCGTAGGCAAGACCACGTCCAGCGCCAGCTTTGCCAGCGGTCTGGCCATGCGCGGCCATAAAACCGTGGTTATCGACTTCGATGTCGGCCTGCGCAATCTGGATCTGATCATGGGCTGCGAACGCCGCGTCGTGTATGACCTGATCAATGTGGTCAACAAGGAAGCCACGCTGAATCAGGCGCTGATCAAAGACAAACACTGCGACAACCTGTTCATCCTGCCCGCCTCGCAAACACGCGACAAGGACGCTCTGTCCGAAGAAGGCGTCGAACGGGTGCTCGACGATCTGCGCGCCATGGACTTCGAATACATCATTTGCGATTCTCCCGCCGGCATCGAACACGGTGCAGTGATGGCACTGACCTTCGCCGACGAAGCCATCGTCGTGACCAATCCCGAAGTATCGTCGGTGCGCGATTCCGACCGCATCCTCGGCATCATTCAAGCCAAATCGCGACGCGCGCTCAACGGCGGCGAACCGGTCAAGGAACATTTGCTGATCACGCGCTACTCGCCAAAACGGGTCGAGGCCGGTGAAATGCTGTCTTATACCGACGTGCAGGAAATTCTGCGCATCCCGCTGATCGGCATCATCCCTGAATCGGAATCGGTGCTGCATGCCTCGAACCAAGGCAATCCGGCGATCCACATGAAGGACACCGATGTCTCGCTGGCCTATCAGGATCTGGTGTCGCGCTTTCTCGGTGAAGAAGTCGAACTGCGCTTTACCTCCTACGAAAAGCCGGGCTTGCTCCAACGCTTTTTTGGAGGGAAATAAGCATGGCCCTGCTCTCCTTCCTGTTCCCCCCAAAAACCAAAACTGCCAGCGCCGCCAAAGAGCGCCTGCAGATCATCATTGCCCGCGAACGCGGCGGTCGTCAGGGTCAGGGATATGATTTCCTGCCGGCACTGCACAAGGAACTGATCGAGGTGATTTCCAAATACACCAAGGTCAGCGCCGACGACATCAAGATTTCGCTGGACCGACAGGGCAACCTGGAAGTGCTCGACGTCAACGTGGTGCTGCCCGACGTCGATTGAATGTTCAATGGCGACTGCCGCTATACGCGGCAAGTGCCATCCATCTGCGACATGACTCTGCACGCATCATCGCGGCAAGCACCCGGGGCCATCTCTCCACGTCACGAATGCTGCCACAAACGCCGCTATGAACGTCGCCATGAATTCCCTCAGTAATTCTGTCAGTAATTCCGTCAGTAGTTTCGTCAGCAGTTTCGTCATTAATCTCGCGCTCCTTGATGACGACCCGCAACGCAGCGACCAGCTCCTGCACATGCTGGAAGGTCGCCGCTGTCGCCACTACACCAGCGGTGCGGGCTTGCTGCAACAACTGCAACAAGATGCGCCTTCGCTGCTGATCGTCGCCCTGCCCGCACTCACGGCACGACGCGACGCTCTGCTGCGCTGGAGTCGTGCGGCCTCGATTCCCGTCTTATTGATCGCCGAACGCGGGCATAGCGAAGCGTTGCTAGCGGCGCTGGAAGCCGGTGCCGACGATTTCGTGATCGCACCGTTGCGCCGCCATGCGCTGCTGCTGCGAATTGATATCCTGCTGCGCCGCGCCTATCCGCAGCAAAGCCTGCCGCAGCAGGAAAGTTTCGGCATCTTCCGTTTTATGTGGCCGGGCGCAAGCCTGACCCGTAACGGCGTGCCGGTAGTCGTGACGCAAAAAGAGTTCGATCTGGCGCTGCTGCTGTTTCGCCATCTGGACCGTCCTCTGTCACGCGCCTTCATTCTGGAAAACCTGTGGCCGGGTGAGGGTGAGGATCAACCCTCCTCACGCACGCTGGACACCCATATGTCGCGCGTGCGCACCAAACTGGAATTGCAGCCGCACCACGGTTTCCGCCTGATGCCGGTGTATGGCTACGGCTACCGCCTGGAGAGAATAGACCCCACAGAAACTGGGACAAGTACGTCGGCAGTATAATGAAGTCTGACTTTGCGCTGGATTTCCCTCACATGCACCTGCTTGCCGTTGGCCTCAACCACACTACCGCGCCTGTTTCTCTGCGCGAAAAAGTGGCGTTTCCGCTCGACTCTCTCGGTCAGGCGGTCGCGGCAGCGCGCTCCTGGTTCGGAGAAACCGAAGGCGCGCCCAGCGAAGCGGCCATCTTGTCCACCTGCAACCGTACCGAACTGTATGCCGCCGGTGCTTTGTCAGGAGTAGACGAAGCGATCGACAAGACCGCGCATTTCCTCGCCGATTACCACCGCCTTCCCTACGCCGAACTGCGTCCCTTCCTGTACGCCTTGCCGCAAGACAATGCCGTGCGTCATGCCTTCCGCGTCGCCTCCGGCCTCGATTCCATGGTGCTGGGCGAACCGCAAATACTGGGGCAGATGAAAGATGCCGTGCGCCATGCGGAAGCTGTCGGCGGACTCGGGACCTACCTGCATCAAATGTTCCAGCGCACGTTTGCCGTCGCCAAGGAAGTGCGCACCACGACCGACATCGGCGCGCACAGCGTATCGATGGCCGCCGCCGCCGTACGCTTGTCACAACGCATCTTCGATACCCTGACCGGACAGCATGTGCTGTTCATCGGCGCAGGGGAAATGATAGAACTGTGCGCCACCCATTTCGCCGCGCAAAACCCCAAATCACTGACCGTCGCCAACCGCACGCTGGCACGCGGCGAAACGCTGGCGCACCGTTTTAGCGGCACCGCCATCTGTCTGGCCGACCTGCCATCGCAACTGGCAAAATTCGATATCGTCATCTCCTGCACCGCTTCCTCACTGCCCATCATCGGTCTGGGACTGGTCGAACGGGCCGTGAAAGAACGCCGCCGCAAACCGATTTTCATGGTCGATCTGGCCGTACCGCGCGATATCGAAGAAGAAGTCGGTCGCCTTGACGACGTGTTTCTGTACACCGTCGACGATCTGGGCGCCGTGGTGCAAACCGGCATGGAAAACCGGCAGGCGGCCGTATCACAGGCAGAAACCATCATCGAAACCCGGGTGCAGTCCTTCATGCATTGGATCGACAATCGCGCTGTCGTGCCGGTGATTCAGGAACTGCATGAAACCGGCGAACATCTGCGTACTGCCGAGCTGGAACGCGCCCGAAAAATGCTGGCGCGCGGCGACGACGTGGATGCCGTGCTGGAAGCCCTGTCCAAGGGACTGACGGCCAAATTTCTGCATGGCTCGCAGCAAGCGCTGCACCATGCGCAAGGCGACGAACGCGCACGTCTGGCGACGCTGTTGCCGCAACTATTCCGCACCCGGCGTTAGCTCCCTGCTTCCCGCTCCTTACCCCGCCCGCTACTGACCGGGGCGGCGCTGCCGCAGTCCCTTCCGATTTCCCCGATTCCCCCGACTCCCCTTTTTCCAGAGATACCCCATGAAGCCTTCCATGCTTTCCAAACTCGACCAGCTCGCCCAGCGCCAGCAAGAGCTAGGCCAGTTACTGATGCAGGAAAACGCGACCGCCAACATGGACACCTACCGCAAGCAGACACGCGAACATGCCGAGCTGGAGCCGCTCGTCGTGCTATACGACAGCTACACTCAGGCCAGTGACGACGTTGACACCGCCCAGCAATTGCTGAGCGATCCCGAGATGAAAGAATTCGCGCTCGAAGAAATCGCCGAAGCCAAAGCACGCATGGAAGCGCTGGAAGGCGAACTGCAAACCATGCTGCTGCCGAAAGACCCCAACGACGAGCGCAATATTTTTCTGGAAATCCGTGCCGGCACCGGCGGCGACGAATCGGCACTGTTCGCCGGCGACCTGCTGCGCATGTACACCCGCTTCGCCGAACGCAATCGCTGGCAGGTCGAGATGGTCTCGGCCTCCGATTCCGATGTCGGCGGTTACAAGGAAGTGATCGTGCGCATTGCCGGTTTCGGCGCATATTCCCGACTCAAATTCGAATCCGGCGGACATCGCGTGCAGCGCGTCCCGGCCACCGAAACGCAGGGCCGCATTCACACCTCCGCTTGCACGGTAGCGGTCATGCCGGAAGCCGATGAAGTCGAAGACGTCAGCATCAATCCGGCCGATATCCGCATCGACACTTACCGTGCTTCAGGCGCGGGCGGGCAACATATCAACAAGACCGATTCCGCCGTGCGCATCACCCATCTGCCGACCGGCATCGTGGTGGAGTGCCAAGATGATCGCAGTCAGCACAAGAACAAGGCTTCCGCATTGAAGGTGCTGGCGGCGCGTATCAAAGATGTCCAGTTGCGCGAGCAACAATCGAAAGAAGCCGCCACCCGCAAGTCGCTGATCGGCTCGGGCGACCGCAGCGAACGCATCCGTACCTACAATTTCCCGCAGGGCCGGATGACCGACCATCGCATCAATCTGACGCTGTACAAGCTCGACTTCATCATGGATGGCGACCTGGCCGATCTGACCAATGCGCTCATCACCGAGCACCAGGCGGAACTGCTGGCTGCGTTGGGTGATGAGGGCTAATTCGGTTTTTTAGCGGGAGCAGCGAGTACTCACCACCAGACCGGCTTGCAGCCGGATCCTTCGATACGGAGCGATGCTCCTACTCAGGACGAACGGGAGTGAGGCAGTTAGGGAAAAGATGCAGACGCCATTTTGTCAGGTTGGAATACCCATATCCTGGCGTTCAGGTTGGAATATCCAGATACCGTTCGCTTCGATACGGAGCGATGCTCCTGCTCAGGACAAACGGGGAGTGGGACAGTTAGGGGGAAGATGCGGACGCCATTTTGTCGAGTTGGAATACCCATATCCTGGCGTTCAGGCTGGAATATCCAGATACCGTTCGCTTCGATACGGAGCGATGCCCCTGCTCAGGACGAACGGGGAGTGGGACAGTTAGGGGGACGATGCAGGCGCCATTTTGTCGGGTTGGAATACCCATATCCTGGCGTTCAGGTTGGAATATCCAGATACCGTTCGCTTCGATACGGAGCGATGCCCCTGCTCAGGACGAATGGGGAGTGGGACAGTTAGGGGGAAGATGCAGACGCCATTTTGTCGGGTTGGAATACCCATATCCTGGCGTTCAGGTTGGAATATCCAGATACCGTTCGCTTCGATACGGAGCGATGCCCTTGCTCAGGACGAATGGGGAGTGGGACAGTTAGGGGGAAGATGCAGACGCCATTTTGTCGGGTTGGAATACCCAGATCCTGGCGTTCAGGCTGGAATATCCAGATACCGTTCGCTTCGATACGGAGCGATGCCCCTGCTCAGGACGAATGGGGAGTGGGACAGTTAGGGGGAAGATGCAGACGCCATTTTGTCGGGTTGGAATACCCATATCC harbors:
- a CDS encoding ABC transporter ATP-binding protein, which codes for MTETILAPARLTLTGITKTYPTVVANDHIDLTVRAGEIHAVLGENGAGKSTLMKIIYGVTRPDAGSVLWEGRYQNISTPAQARRLGIGMVFQHFSLFETLTVAENIALALDVQMPPATLAARIRAVSEKYGLPIDPARLVHSMSVGERQRVEIVRCLLQEPKLLIMDEPTSVLTPPAVLQLFETLRQLASEGCSILYISHKLDEIRALCDNATVLRGGRVSGSAIPKNETNASLAEMMIGGELSACHLTPREPAEVRLALQGLSLVTPDPFGTTLKDIHLSVRSGEIVGIAGVSGNGQKELLAALSGETLSPSLAMVELMGQQAGKLGAAQRRKLGLSFVPEERLGRGAVPAMSLSDNALLTGSHEGMVRHGLVRGAVKRSFAAEAIRRFKVKCGGEDALASSLSGGNLQKFIVGRETMLHPKVMIVAQPTWGVDVGAAQLIRQALIDLRDQGVALLVISEELDELFILSDRICVLAEGRLSPPVRLADTSISQIGIWMSGKFDDAAPNATTAPTASLPTNQEQPIV
- a CDS encoding ABC transporter permease; protein product: MRITSPLIAAAAMFATGIIIFLILGKDPSQAFYVFFVKPIATMYGMGELLLKATPLILCALGLALGFRANVWNIGAEGQLTMGALAGGGVALWLGDSTAAWGLPLMLLAAVLGGMLWAAIPAFLRTRFNTSEILVTLMLVYVAQLVLSLLVHGPWRDPQGFNFPQSKAFGDAQLIPILIEGTRTTWGFVLALLLAAASWFFSGKTFAGFRMQVAGLAPAAAAYAGFSEKRNIWIALLISGATAGLAGICEVAGPIGQLQAQISPGYGFAAIIVAWMGRLHPVGIVLGGLLMSLLYLGGESAQMQLALPSAITGLFQGLLLFYLLAADLFIHFRLKRSTPPTRSTAPDAPLAAPVTAMKESV
- a CDS encoding ABC transporter permease, translating into MSALLPVIASTVVAATPLIYAALGETVVEKAGVLNLGIEGMMLIGAVAGFAAALASDNAAVGFVAAAFAGMAMSLIFGVLVLTLQANQVASGLALTLFGIGLSAFVGHDLAGTPLSGLKGIHLPVLSDIPVLGPLLFRYDIMVYLSLAAFVGIHYFLNRSHAGLKLRAVGESPAVAHAIGHPPIVIRYLAVMFGGAMAGVAGAYLSIVQTPMWVEGMTAGKGWIALALVVFGTWKPLRVVMGAYLFGGVTVLQLYAQGFGLAVPTELLSMLPYVATIVVLVIICRDPKTIMLNQPASLGKSFHPDA
- a CDS encoding outer envelope protein, producing MKKKFSASAFKFGVSLFAAGVILAAATPASAEEWSDTSIGYRYGTKFAEPFNGNDISKNIINFTHVGGYKYGTNFINLDLLQSDNKDPAASSGGAQEAYLVYRNTVDFGKVFGTDLKYGYIRSYGATVGFDWNTKNDTGYSSKKRMLVFGPTLMLDVPGFLNTSLLMLSESNQPVGVSSRYTYRLHPMLDVAWGIPLGDTKFAFEGYFDYIGAKGQNEFGGGTAPETHFDGKLMYDLSSLVNAGKNTFRLGVEYEYWRNKFGNLASVKGSLAKTPMVRAEYHF
- the minC gene encoding septum site-determining protein MinC, producing the protein MQKHRSPIEIKIATVVAVAALLHATDPAELKLALDKLTGGSADFFEDEFAIFDIGALESDAAIDWAELTALFKRYRLHAVAVRNAAPQRHAAIVAAGLSIDTVSTPAPAAPKAAAPVAAPVAPAAAAPSGAAMIIDTPVRAGTRIYARGVDLIVMAAVNNGAEIIADGNIHVYAPLRGRALAGASGNTEARIFCSRMEAELVSIAGVYRTFDNGVPAELAGQRVQVRLVGERIDVLPLPAA
- a CDS encoding BMP family ABC transporter substrate-binding protein, encoding MLRLRPTLAALAAGAGLMFAVLPVAQAADPLKVAFVYLGPIGDGGWTFQHDQGRLAIEKEFGSKIKVTYVENVPETADAERVIRQLAVDGNQLIFTTSFGYMDATAKVAKAFPKVHFEHATGYKTGPNMATYQTRFYEGAYLLGVVAGKMTKSNTLGFVGSFPIPEVVRNLNAYTLGAQSVNPKIKTKVIWVNTWYDPGKERQAAETLVAQGADMLAQNTDSPAVVQVAQEKGVYAFGWDTDMAKYGPKAHLTANTENWGVYYSQEVKRELAGTWKSGATLWGIKENLVTLSALNPSVPADVAKLFAEKKKAIVDGTLMPFGGPLKDNAGITKVVAGSVLPIGEMMSFNWLVQGVEGSLPK